The Mytilus trossulus isolate FHL-02 chromosome 3, PNRI_Mtr1.1.1.hap1, whole genome shotgun sequence genome contains a region encoding:
- the LOC134710424 gene encoding uncharacterized protein LOC134710424 — protein sequence MARRMTSYMTDNNYVDTSVQKGGIPGFSGCIEHTSIISQLIQEAKVNKKDLTVVWLDLANAYGTIPHMLIQESLDHYHIPDHFKKVIRSYLSGIELRFTTSTFTTTWQKLQKGIVTGCTISVILFVMGMNMIIKSGERETRGPKTSTDIRQPPNRGFMDNLTITTDTHVQARWVLKALEETVTWARMAFKPRKSRALIIRKGKSTHQVELKVQGEVIPSIIDNPIKCLGKWYDDSLSDKNNIRKIEQQVSEGMRNIDKTGLPGKLKAWIYQHGLLPRISWPLMLYEITLSTVEKLERTINRHLRKWLGVPPSFTTVGLYSRTAKLQLPLTSIVEEFKVCKTRLVMTLKESKDDKVRTAGVQVRTGRKWSASKAVSEAESRLRHKDIIGTVAVGRQGLGTSKSCYWKNANTKERRSLVQREVKSREEENRQAKTVELGCQGAWSRWDLEQRSLTWSEIWRYPQYQLQFLLRSVYDVLPTPSNLHRWKLSETPDCPLCGNRGTLHHVLSGCNIALTQGRYTWRHNQVLRELAEVIEKQRRDAKQTKNKPMKIQFVKEGELGQKSKQNTSGMLNQAKDWQLEVDLGKKLQFPDIVPTNLRPDMVLWSSGSKKVMIIELTVPWEERCGEANERKRAKYDELLAECRDKGWQTWNFPVEVGCRGFPAQSVWRLFSAVGVTGRQRRTAIQKLGQAAEKASCWIWMKRDSSSWKPTTNAQ from the coding sequence ATGGCTAGAAGGATGACATCATATATGACAGATAACAACTATGTAGACACTTCAGTCCAGAAGGGCGGAATACCAGGATTCTCAGGATGCATTGAACATACAAGCATCATTTCACAACTGATTCAAGAGGCCAAAGTAAACAAGAAAGATCTTACAGTAGTATGGCTTGATTTGGCAAACGCATATGGCACTATTCCTCACATGCTGATACAGGAGTCACTAGACCATTATCATATTCCCGACCACTTTAAGAAAGTAATAAGAAGCTACCTCAGTGGGATTGAGCTGCGATTTACAACAAGCACATTCACAACAACATGGCAGAAACTACAAAAAGGAATAGTTACTGGATGTACCATCTCAGTTATTTTGTTTGTCATGGGAATGAATATGATAATTAAATCTGGAGAGAGAGAAACTAGAGGCCCAAAAACATCAACTGACATTAGGCAACCACCAAATAGAGGGTTTATGGACAATTTAACCATCACTACAGATACCCATGTCCAGGCTAGATGGGTGTTGAAGGCTTTGGAAGAGACAGTTACATGGGCAAGGATGGCTTTTAAACCAAGGAAGTCTAGAGCTTTAATAATAAGGAAAGGGAAGAGCACACACCAAGTCGAACTGAAGGTGCAAGGGGAAGTCATTCCATCAATAATAGACAATCCTATCAAGTGCTTAGGAAAGTGGTATGATGACTCTTTAAGTGACAAGAACAATATCAGGAAAATCGAACAACAGGTTTCAGAGGGAATGAGGAACATCGATAAGACAGGTCTACCAGGGAAATTAAAGGCATGGATATACCAACATGGACTCCTGCCAAGGATATCATGGCCACTTATGTTGTACGAAATTACATTATCAACAGTTGAGAAGCTTGAAAGAACCATCAACAGACATCTAAGGAAATGGTTAGGTGTCCCTCCAAGTTTTACAACTGTAGGACTGTACAGCAGGACCGCAAAGTTGCAGCTCCCATTAACATCTATAGTGGAAGAATTCAAAGTATGCAAAACTCGCCTTGTAATGACATTGAAAGAATCAAAAGATGACAAAGTAAGAACAGCAGGTGTCCAAGTAAGAACAGGACGAAAGTGGTCAGCATCAAAAGCAGTTTCAGAGGCAGAGAGTAGATTAAGGCACAAAGATATCATAGGAACGGTGGCAGTAGGAAGACAGGGCCTTGGAACATCAAAAAGTTGCTACTGGAAAAACGCTAACACCAAAGAAAGACGAAGTCTAGTTCAAAGAGAGGTAAAATCTAGAGAAGAAGAGAACAGACAAGCAAAGACCGTAGAATTAGGGTGCCAAGGCGCATGGTCAAGATGGGATTTAGAACAACGATCCCTCACATGGTCAGAAATATGGCGATATCCTCAGTACCAATTACAGTTTCTTCTGAGATCAGTGTATGATGTGTTACCAACACCATCTAATCTGCACAGGTGGAAACTATCAGAAACACCAGATTGTCCCTTGTGCGGAAATAGAGGAACACTTCATCATGTACTTTCAGGATGCAATATCGCTCTCACACAGGGGAGATATACATGGCGACACAACCAAGTACTCAGGGAACTTGCTGAAGTGATAGAGAAACAGAGGAGAGATGCAAAACAAACTAAGAACAAACCTATGAAAATCCAGTTTGTGAAGGAGGGGGAACTAGGCCAGAAAAGTAAACAGAACACATCAGGAATGTTAAATCAGGCTAAAGACTGGCAGCTAGAAGTAGATCTAGGGAAAAAGCTGCAATTTCCGGACATTGTACCAACCAACCTAAGACCAGACATGGTTCTATGGTCTTCCGGCAGTAAAAAGGTTATGATAATTGAGCTGACTGTTCCCTGGGAGGAGAGATGTGGCGAAGCCAATGAAAGAAAGAGGGCAAAGTATGACGAACTATTGGCAGAATGTAGAGATAAAGGATGGCAGACATGGAACTTTCCTGTTGAGGTTGGCTGCAGAGGCTTCCCTGCACAGTCAGTGTGGAGGTTGTTTTCTGCAGTAGGAGTTACTGGCCGGCAAAGAAGAACAGCAATACAGAAACTAGGCCAAGCAGCAGAGAAAGCGTCTTGCTGGATATGGATGAAGAGAGATAGTAGTAGCTGGAAACCCACCACCAATGCGCAGTGA